The Gopherus evgoodei ecotype Sinaloan lineage chromosome 20, rGopEvg1_v1.p, whole genome shotgun sequence nucleotide sequence ccagagtgaacaacaaccaaaatctaacagcacacacaaaaacttccctccctcaagatttgaaagtatcctgtcctctgattggtcctctggtcaggtgacagccaggctcactgaacttaaccctttacaggcaaaagatacatgaagtacttctgttctattaacccttgactatctgtttatgacagaggtagATTTTATATTTGCAATGCATAGGGTGATAGCGATGctcatggattttaaggccagaagggactgtggtggtcatctagtctgatctttaCAACATAGGCGACAATTTTCCAGAGTTGATTCCTGTTTGAATGAGAGCTtttagcctggtctacactacggggttaggtcaaatttagtcgcgttaggtcgatttaaaaatgactgcatctacacaaccaaccctgttccatcgacttaaagggctcttaaaaatcaacttctgtactcctccccgacaaggggagtagcataaaatcgaccttgctgggttgaatttgggatagtgtaGATGCAAATCGACGGTATCAGCCTCTGGGagttatcccagagtgctccactgtgactgctctggacagcactttgaactccaatgcactagccaggtacacaggagaagccccgggaacttctgaatttcatttcctgtttggtcagtgtggcaaactcagcagcacaggtaaccatgcagttcCCCTAAAATCGTAGAAATATTCTACGCtctccctatcatctccatccctgaggttatcgcagattaaaAGGTAAGAAAAGCACTCGCGCTGACAtgatttccgagctcatgcagtcctcctgcactaaTAGGgtacagcttaatgcatggaggtgtttagtggcagaggccaggaaagaattaagtgagcatgaagagcagaggcaggacacgatgctgaggctaataggggagcaaacggacatgatgaagtgtctgttggGGGGAgcaaatgattgtctgccattgcatcacggagggaggggtgactgatgacttgtacccaaaaccacctgcgacaatgtttttgccccatcagacagtgggatcttaacccagaattccaaagggcagcGGAGACGGTGGGAaccgtgggatagctacccacagtgcaccgctccgtaagtcgatgctagccacggtagtgaggacacgctccaccgacttaatgtgcttattGGGGACATacgcaattgactgtataaaatcaatttctaaaaatcaacttcaatAAAATTGACctatttcatagtgtagacatacccgtagaaaaacatccaactttgatttcaaaattgccagaaatggagaatccaccaatggttaattaccctcacttcaTAGTTTGTAttgctagtctgaatttgtccagcttcagcttccagcagtTGGATCTTGTTACTCCTTCActagctagactgaagagccctctgtcatcaaatatttgttccccaagcAGGTACTATCAAACTGAtcaaagtcaccccttaatcttctctgtGTTGAGCTAAACACATTGGCTAACACAAGGAGCTCAATCCTTTAACCACtcccctggctcttctctgaacacactccaatttagcaacatccttcatgaattgcggaccccagaactggacacaagattcCAGCAGCaatcgcaccagtgccaaatacagaagtaatataacctctctacttgagattcccttcTTGACATTATGTTTATAACAtaattgccatattggatcagaacaATAGTCAGTCTAGTTTCTAAGAGGGACTAATACGACAGGGGAGCGCAGCCGGTAGTTTTGCTAATCCCAGCAGTGGATGACATGGTGTCAAAGTATCAGGTCCTGAGCAATGAGAACTTCCATTCTGCAGCTTGCCAGGATAGCAGCACACAGATGGGAGTCACTGGACTACTTAAACTGGCATCTCCTTCTCCCTGCCACAGCTTGTCAAGAACCAGCATTCCTAATGAGACACACTAGGCACAGAAGAGGGGAGCATGTAACAATGTGATAGGAGGTTTACCATTTGTCCCTGGCCTTACAGTTCATTATCTGAGATCTCactgaggggaagaaaaaaatagagttcacttgtgggaaggcagaacCCCATGTCATATTTTGAAAGTGAGCTTTGCACACGTTAGCCCAGAGGTAACCAAAGGCAGTGGCTATCAATGCCTGTCTGTTGATTATACCTCCTGGACTTTTGTTGTGGCCTATGTGAACAAGCTGTAATGCAACCCCGCAAAAGAGTTGGAATACGAACATTTGGAGACAACGGCATGACATTTTGAAGCAGTACAAAGTAAAATACTTGTGATAGTTTGTATTTCTGTCTGACTGAAGCGCAGCAGAGGAACTAGATCTTATTACACAGCACAAACCCAGCTGATGGAGAAATACCCCAGGGAGAACACAGTCTCTCAAAAATTCTAGCATTTATTCTGAACAATCATTGACATTTCAGTAGCCCATTTCACAATTCTTGCTCTTGGACGACAGGTTTGCAACACAATGTGAAGTGCCTTTATTTCAGCCGCAACTGCCTCAATATCAAACTACAGATGTAAGTTTCCCTAAGAATTGTACATGACAATATTGGTGTTAGGACACAATCTAGGACAATATTCAACATCTAAAGGAATCCGTCATGGGAAGAAGCCCCAGAGACAGAAAAATAGAGGCTTCCTCACTTAAAGCTCACGCTGGGGCAGGCAAAATTTACAGTAAGGGCTGCATTAGTGTCTTGTTGGGCGTCCCAGTGCCTTCCGATTTGGGTGACTACACACAGCCAGAGCAGAGTATTTCTATTTGTGTCCTCCTTGACTGACTGATTTCACCAGCAACCAGCTGGAAGTTGATCGGCCTTGCCCCTACCCTAATTTTTAGGATTCCAGGGACTGCACCTTAGCCACCCTTAACTTCTGTTGCAAAGCAATTAATTTTAGCCAATGTGAAAATAGGATCCATCTCCAAAAGCAGAGATCTACTGTTGCTTCTGAGTCACGTAGCCGATGTGGTTCTGTCCCTTTGCCCACTTGAAACAATATTAGAGATTCTTCTCTTCAACAGCGCTCCTGACGACAGGATACATTGAAACAAACATGCATGAAACAGTGGATTGTCTCCAATGGCACAAGAACTAGCTGGGATTCAGCTCCCTCTTAAAAATCCTCTAGAAATAAAGAGCATATGATTGTCCATGGGAGCAGGATCACATGGTGAGTACCTGTTTAGATGAGACGAATGGCTTCATGGAGGCCTCCAGGGCAATTCGGTAGTCCTTCAGTGGGACCTGTGTGCAGGCTGGAGCAGTGAGCTGCCCCTTATGAATAAGATCACACAGGGTCAGAATCATCCCAGTCAATCTGTCCTTGTCTGCACGGGAAAGACAGAAGAGAGTAATCCTGCCCCTTCCAGAGCTGAGGGTGAACAAGACCCACAACTCCACCCAGAGGAAATGAGACAactgacaaaacaaacaaaaaatgagctGGTCTTGGCTGCCCTGGCCACCTAGCAACACAACACAAGGGAGCAGAGTTCAGGTGCTAAACTCCCTGGGACAGCAGCTCGGGACGGGGCAAACGATCTCAGTTCCTTCAGCAACTCCTTCCACACTGTTCAACACATGCAGCAGCATTCACTGATTTTGAGGGAAATGCACCCATTTTGTATGGCTGGTACAAGGCAGACGGTCCCACAAGACTCCCTTGTACTTACTGCAGTGTTGCCAAATTGGACAACTGATCTGTTCGGTTGACAGAGGAGACAGTCCCCTGTGACCTTTCTGACCTTCGGGGTTATGCTACAGGTAGGTAGCTAGCGTCCTGTTTGATGGCCTGCCCTGCTCACTACACTCGATGTTACCTGTCACTTGCACTGCAGCTTGGTCAGCAACCATCTGGCACACGCTGCTTTGAGCTCAAGGCTGTGTCTAGGTAGCTTCTGCCCAGTCCACATAGCCTCAAAGCAGGGAGGGCCTGAAGCATGTTACATGCATAATGCCTGACTTTTTAAATTGCAAGTGCTGAGCAACATCAGAATGGAGCTGAGTAGACAGGCCTGGATCAGTCGCAATTGTTTAAACTCAACATTGTAGTTTGTTGTGGTTTCTTGGCCAAATGGACTAACAGGTACTGATGCCAAGGGCCGATTACAGATTCTGTGGGTTACACATAGGCTGTAGCTCAGGGGCATGACAGGGGAATGATACAGCTTGTCTCTCCCTGGATtaatgaaggaaatgctctgtgtctAAACTTCTCACCAGCCTTCACCCACTTGTGCTTTTTGATGTCTAGAAACCCAGCTAGCAAAAAGATTTATCTGCTCTTCAGACGCTGAGTTTGAGGGCTGCTTTGCCAGTACTTGGTGAGGAGGGCTTATGCTAAACTAAAAACTGGAGATTCTGCAGGATGTGTTCTGTGCTCTGTGTTTCTAGGACCTCCCTAAGAACTGAGATGAGAGAAGCATTATCTTGTTGTCCAGGTTGGACAGGACGCCAGGTACTCGAGTGCTAATTCTTGTTCTGACAATGACTTCTTCTGTGGCATTGGACCAATCGctccacctctgtgcctcagcctATGCACCAACAGAAGCAGGGACAATGCTTACTTtcctcagggggaagggggaacctTAAGAGAACACATTAATACTTTCATAGATTTCCTATGGGCTACATCCCCACTGGAATGACCTTCAACTTACTCTGGGTTTGGTCTTTCTTCCACTGGGTCATCCAAAACCCACGCAGCTTCACATCCTTAAAGATGAATGCACTCTGTAGAAACAAGGTGAGACACACCATGATTCTTAGGGAAACTGTTTACATTGGGCATTCTTCAGTTAGCATATTTCTGCTGCACACAGGCCATGGGAAAAGATTGTCCTCGTACAGCTGCTACCACACTTCACACGCTGTTGCGAGTTTGACAGTCACTTTCCTGCTGCTATGAAGATCTGCAATTCTGCCTCCCTGCCAATAACTGTTGCTTTTAGAAGAGCCTTAATTTGGGGCAAATTCACTCAGacaatgcagatttttttcttttacacacCAGCAGAATGTTAATCCTCTTCACAGTACAGTGGCTAGTAAATAGGAGATTAAGAACCAAGGGCTGGTTCCTTCCAAAATGATCACATTCTTGCCATAACTTGTGATAACTGCAAACATACATTGCCCATACAGTGCCTGTTTTGTGGCAAAAGAGGATTTCAGGCTCTCTGGCTATCAATCTGGCACTAAATTTAAAAATTCACATTCATAAAGCGTTTTGTGTTCGCAACGAGTCCCCACGATCAGTAGAGCTCTGAGAGGATACAGGACTAAGGTTAAGAACGTTAAAGATTGTTCTGTCCTGGCAAGAGACGCCTTAGCTACTAACTCCAGGTCAGAGCAAGGATTGACACCAGGAAGATCTGCCCTATGGGTGCACCTTAGAGTGAAGACAACTTCTGTAGTGAGGATTTGCCTGGCAGATGCTAAATAGCTGGGTCAGTGACACACTGGAATCAGTCACTTCATAAACACTGTCATGAGTATTGCAGACACCCTCCCAAACCCTGTAAACCAGAAACAGGCAAGAACTAGCTCATTCCTGCCACATTCTCATCCAGTAAGAGACCACGGGGCATTGGTTCTGGTGCTCAAATGGCACAAGGAGATAGTTTGGAAGTCAAGCGCACACTTCATCCAGTCACTCCTAATGGTAGCGATGCCACTGCGTGGGAACTGAGGAGCTATAGGGAGTTAGAGGACAATATATAGATGTGGTGAAGCCAACCCCGTGGGGCAGCCAGTTGCTCGCAGTCTATGTGTTGGAtggaaagtttcagtgctgtggAGTAAGGGCTATGTGATATGAATACAGAGAACATGTCACAAGCATCTGTTACTTACCACAGGGACAGTCACAGGCTGTTTTGCCATCCCACCATATGTAACCATGGTCCCTTTCTGTCTGTATGGAGAATCAGGTGTCAGGCAATTAATGATCTCTCCTAATAAGGGTCTTCAACCAGACCTGCTCTCCTCCTCCAATTCCGAACCCCTGCAGATACAGACGCCCTCACACAGGCGGCTCTTTCAATTACTTTGTTACTTGCTCAGCTTGCTTTCTAGCTTCCCCTCCTTCTCACAGGAACCATTAGCTGAAATGCTCACCTAGAGTTAATGGACCACTCCCACTGCTACAGCCCACCAAGACAATGAGCAAGATACTACAGGGATTCTGACCTCATAGCTGGATGTGACCTTCCACTCTTACTAGTCTTTAGAAGTCTCTTATTCTGTGTCAATGGAGAGGAAACCTCTCTACAGTGCTGTAAGGTCTTAGATTTCAGTTACTATatgttctgaaaatcccaccccctctgcatttTTAACAAGAGACCCGTTTAAGATAATTGTATTAATAGACtgtaaggtcagaaaggaccactgtgatgatttagtctggcctcctgcacaacgcaggccacaaaacctcacccactcactcctgaaacagacccctaacctctggctgagttactgaagtcctcaaatcatggtttaaggaCTTCATGTTACAGAGAACCCACCATTTACACTGCTTGAAACGTGTAAGTGACCCTGTGCCCcaagctgcagaagaaggtgaaaacccccagtgtctttgccaatctgacctgggggaaaattcctttcagaCCCCAAATCTGGtggtcagttagaccctgagcatgtgggaaagatccaccaggcagatacctgggaaagaattctccatAGTAACTCTCAGccctctccatctagtgtcccatctccaaccATCGGGAGGGTTTTGCTACTGGTAGTCACCTATGGATCACATCCCCCTCCATACCatccccctccataaacttatcaagctcagtcttgaagccagtcaGGCATTTGCCCCTACCAcatcccttggaaggctgttccagaacttcgctcccctgatggttagaaaccttcgcctaatattgagcctaaacttgttgatggccagtttatatccatttattcaaCTGGTCCTGACCGCTATCCCCAGTCTGGACAAACCAGTTCTTTGAACATGTACTTCTCCAAGTGCTAAACCCAAGTCAAAGGAGGAAAACAGCTGAACTTACTGTATATGGCGCAGCATCTCAGTAGCACTTTTCCCTCCGACGCAATTGAGAGCTAACCGGGGCTTAGGGACTTTCTGGAAGAGCCAATGttttacagacaaaaaaaaaaaaaaaaaaaaaagacgattCAACTCTTGCCCACCAAGCCAGATTTCTGTCCAGCAGGAAACACTGAGTAGCTATGTTCTGAATTCCAAGGTTACCTTCTCTTGGGGTCAGGACTCTGTCTGCCGAGAGAGGCAAGTTCATATGTTTTAGCCCCAAAGTTTGCTCAAACCGAGGGCAGGCCCAGAAATGTACCTACAGCCAGATTTACCATCTGGACATCACAGCAGAAATGAACGCCTGCCCAACACTGCGGGGGCAGCCTCCAGAATCAGAGAGAGGAGTCCAAGGGAAACAATTCCCTGGGAGAATGAAGGCCTCACTAACTCTTCTGTCTGCATGTTAAACGGTGGTGTATATCAGAGCACAGCTTCTAGATATCAGACATCTACAGAGCCTCAGCTAGTCCATCTCTCTGCCAATGTGGGATTTCCCCTGTGGCACTATTAGTGCTACTGCATCATCATCAATACTGCATTTCCCCCCTGGTCACCTCAATTCCCACTTACAGTCGAAACAGAAGGGGCCCAAACATGGACAATGAAAGTAATTTGAGGTACAGAGACTTCTGTCTGAGGAGAGGCTGCGGCTTGGCACTGTTCAGTTTACAGAGGAAATAAGTAAGAGAGACAAGAGAGGATATAAAACAGCGAAAGACGTAGACGTGGTCAGACACTCCAATTTATCCTCAGTATAGAAGAGCAAGGGGACATGCAATCAAACTAAAAAGCaactttaaaaatcataaaaggAAACCGTTTATTATTTTACACCTATGGAACTCACCGCCATAGGATATTATTGAGACCAAGCTCCTAGCAGGTTTAATTGGCATTTAAATGGATTAATGAGAACACCCAGTTACATGAGAAGATAAAGTAAGGGATATACACTCCTGATTTACGGAATAAGGCGCTGATCCTCAAGATATTTATGCTCttagcttccattgatttcaatggaagttaggtgcccaaatacctttgaaaatctggacctaaAACAACTGCTCATCTGCCCAGGGGTTAGGAAAGAGCTTCCTCTGAGGAAGTTTACTCCAGAGTTGTCCATAATAGGATTCTTGCACCCTTCCCTGCAGCATCTAGTTTTTACCACTACATTAGACAGACCACAGTCTGATCCAATACGGCTATTCAGAGGTTCCTGTATTGTCTTTggatcctgggaattagcttccTCTTTCTGGAGAGCTCAGCATTACAATACCTTAAATAAGTCTTTCATCTCTGGCTTTCTCAGCATCTCTTCTGTGAGGACATGGTCTGCACCAAGGGACGTCAGTCTGTCTACCACCTCTTGGAGATTGGGTCTGGAAaggaaggacaaaaaaaaaaaaggagattcGCAGAAATAACTGGCATGTTTCCCAAGCCAAGATGGACAGTTTCTATAAACTCTAATCTGTAACTTGTGACCCAGGACGAGCAATCTGGGCTCAGCCCAAACTTTGGGGAAGACGTTCCCTTCCAAAAGCAAGgctctttggggggggggagggggatttatCTCCTCCTTCCCTTGTCCTGTTATTAACTGACCAAGCCACTCCTGCATCTGTCCCCTAGTttcctccactggcttcctcacTTTCTGTATCAGCTATAAGCCCCTCAGCCTCACCTTCAAGGCTCTACATGGTGCCATCCaacctctctctctgccctcatCCCAGCCTTCACTGTGTACCCTCCAGCAGTCGTCCTGAGAACTGCTCCTGGTGTCTCCTCCTCCCGCTCTAGTCTGCACTTTCTTTCATACTGCCTCTTCTGCTTCCTACACACAGGTACCTGTCCTCTCCTAAATGCTTTCCTCTGCAAAGCTTCCTACCCTGAACTCGGATGCCGGCTCCAGCTGTTCCTGCATAAGATCTGCTGGCTCCTGAACACTCACCCACAAGCTCCAGACAGGGCTTCTTGTCTGCTCAGAGTAAGAGCCAATTACCAATCACAGAGCAGGTTGCTGCTTCCCAGCTAAGTGCCTGTTTTACCACCACCAGCTGATGCTGCACCACCAGACCAAACCACACCCCACTTTCCTACTTCCAGGCAAGAGAAAGGGATGGGACCAGCAGCACTGTGAGGAAGGACCAGCCTCCTGAGCAGGCCACAAAGTGGGAGTAGGCAGAACTAGCTTCTCCGAGGAGCCACCAGGTCCCTCTTCGTATAGTCTCTCCTTATCCCATGTCCAGATCCACTAatggtccccctccccccgcctagCCTTTTGGAATTGGCCAACCTTGGAGTTAAAAATCCCTCAGGACTAGCCAGCGTCAAGGGCTAGTCACGCCCTCTCCCAAAAGGAATTTTAACACTCATCTTCGGAAGGGAAACATTTAATAACATTCGCTAATCACTGAACGGGCAGCCTCATTCAGAGAGGAAAGGGAAGCTCTATTGTGAAGAACTCCATTGCTGAAGTGAATGAACACCCCCCATTGCCCATTCAGACACAAATATAGTTTTTCTATCAACATGAGGTATTGCCCAGTTTTACAGCACAGGTTCTCGGCCTCCTTTG carries:
- the MECR gene encoding enoyl-[acyl-carrier-protein] reductase, mitochondrial, coding for MLAAPINPADINMIQGTYALLPDLPAVGGNEGVGHVVEVGSHVTSLKPGDWVIPADAELGTWRTDAVFSEETLVKLPRDIPLLCAATLSVNPCTAYRMLADFETLGPGDSIIQNAANSGVGQAVIQIAAALGIKTINVIRDRPNLQEVVDRLTSLGADHVLTEEMLRKPEMKDLFKKVPKPRLALNCVGGKSATEMLRHIQQKGTMVTYGGMAKQPVTVPVSAFIFKDVKLRGFWMTQWKKDQTQNKDRLTGMILTLCDLIHKGQLTAPACTQVPLKDYRIALEASMKPFVSSKQVLTM